TTAAAAGCACGTCTGAGACATTTTGATAAATTGAAAGCATTAAGTGGTTTTCAGCCCTCAGAGATTTTCATTACGATCAAGAGAAACGTCCTGAGGTTAGACAGAGAGAAACGCACAGACTCATGAACATCATAACACGCTCACAGTGATGAATGCTGCTGCTGGGAAACTGACAGAGACACAATCTGTGATCTCTTCTGGAGAAAACAGAGGATTGTGGTTTTGATGAAGTGAGTCTGTCAAGAGcactcagtgtgtgtgagagctgttcatcacacacacactcgtcacCGAATTCTTCACTCACATGGACCTTTTGAGGAGAGATGTGAAAATACGGCATCTTTGAGCATTTCTACCTCAACATACTGTATTTTACGCCACATTTTTAAGGATCACATGAACACACGTCTTTGATTTTCTTCTGTAGCGCAACATTAAGAAAATCCATCGTTActcaatattacttttttaatccAGAAATATGATGCATCTCCATTAGAAAACTGAGAATTGATCGGAAAACTGACTGATGGCaccaaatgcattttatttaatgaagGATTCATGACATGGAAGTGGATGTAcgtaataaacaacaaaaataataataaacgtacATAATTGCATTTGCTACAGTCatgcttttatgatacttttatggtcttttttgtcttttttgaagATGCATTGATTTGTATAAAAGTGCTGCCTGAAGATTACATTGCAAAGAAATCATTACTTATGTTTTTTCAGCACACATATCTAAACAATCTTAAATCAACTTTACTTCAGAAGCAAAATAACGAGATTTTAAGTCTCATTTTGTGAAGAATCAAGGAATTTTTGGTCAAACATTTAAGAATCATGTTAATTAATGTCTATGATTTTTGTTCTGTGGTGCAACAGAAATTGCACCATAATCTACCATtagttattaattataaaatatgatgcatttccaACATAATATTGAGATTTTGTTTTGAACAGTTGACAAAAAATTTACATGCtgcaatttattttatacacctttattataataataattatcctaACTAATTATATTTGGTTCCAATATTATTATGGTTCTTttacaagtttgtgtgtgtgtgtgtgttttgtgtgtgtgtgtgtgtttatacagtttttatataaaagtgctgtaaaaaattaaatacattactcATGTTTTTCAGTACAAACACTGAAACGTtcttaaaacaaaatactttttttccgagaaggaaatttacttttattttaatgaaaataacaagACAATCTCAGCCAAACAATATAATAAAGGTCCATGATTTTTTTCTGCGGTGCAACATTTAAATTCCATCAATTCTACATgactttgtcttttttattattataaaatatgatgcatttccaTCAGAATATTGAGAGCTGACAGAAAAGTTGCTAGAAAATAAGCATTATTCTACATGCTGCAATTGATTTTATTTGACTGAAAGTGTAAAGCATAAGTCGATTTAATTTTGACTTTGAAAAAATAAGACTCCCATTTTTTAAAAAGGACCACAGACCTCTGAACGATGCTCTGCCTGTCTATTGCTTTTCTCCTCAAACATTCTGCCAGCATAGACTACATGTTTGCTTTTACAGAAGATTGTTCATCTCAGAGATGCAATCGAGCAGTATGATAGTGACGTTATGTAAGAGTCCGAGCAGAGATGTACAGGTTAGTTCAGTCTGCAGGTAGAAGCTTATCAAAGCTAATAAAACTAAATCAACCGTCCCTCGAATAAATCCCTCAAAAGACATTTATCAGGATCCCACACGCTGTGATACTGAATGTTTTGTCCGGATGAAAGCGCTTGAATTCATCAGAGGAAAGTTGCAGACGGTGGCACTTTCTGTGCGGTTAAAACCACAGAGAAAGCATGAGGAGCAAACGCttcatttgcacataaactgcACACCGGATCTCTGTCCGTTCTCTTTCGGCCGTGAGCTGCATGCTGCTGCGTTCGGTTCTACTGAggtcataaaataatacaatgaaaacagaaaaacactCTTGTCTCAAACTGCATCTTAATAAATCAATGCAACTCCAGAAATCAACTCCATCTCACTTCCGTGTCCATCTGAGATGTTTGCATGCTTCTGGACCACCGAAGAAAAAACGGTTTTAGGTCAGAAAATTGCTTGTACATTGAAAACCACAGTAACACCAGCATTTTTAGTCATacatacagaaacactgaatgcatTAAATTCGACTTGCTATATATTTCAATAATGTTTATATTGTCTTATCAATGCATTTAGCAAATGTATGCATCTTTCCAAATGCATTCCAGTTTTTAGTCGGCTCATGCATTGCAGTGCATGTCTGATCATATTGAAGAGACTGAATTAAATGAGTGATGCTGCATGCTCAAAACCAGGAGCCAAACGCAAATCAAGACTGTGATGTGCATTTGTGCTCAGATTTCAGCTTTCAAAGCTGGTTTCGGTCGACTTTAACACACCCATAATCCTCAGAGACAGACTCTCTTCGCCTGAGGCTCAGTCTCAGCAGTCTGTGAAGCGTCTCCTCCGTTCTTCTCCTCCCACAAGCCGTTCTCCGGAGGCTGGTAGCCCGGTTCCTGAGGGTCCAGTGGGTCTTTGGAGAGCAGGATGCTGATGGAGGGAAGCGTCCGGTGGACGGTCACCTCCGAATCGCCTTCTTCTTGGCTCTCCCAGACCTCTCGCAGACCCTTGTACTGCAGCTTGGTCATCTGATGGAGGCCGCCGAGCTTTCTCTTCATGATCTCGGCACACGTGATGGTTTTGGTCACGGCTCGTCCGGACCCGGTGAACACTACCTGTCTCAGTCCGGTTTGACCGGCGTCCCGGGGGTCGCTCTGCATGCGTGCCATGGCGAAACCCATGAGATTGCGAATTTTGCTGCCCTCTTTAACCCTCATCTCGAGCACACCTGAGGGCAGGCCGGGGAACGGACACGTGCTTTCCTCTTCGATCCGACACACTTTCTTAAAGCCGCCTGCGTGAGTCTGTTTCAGCAAAGGCGAGGAGGCCGAGACGCTTGGAACGGACAGCCGGGCGTCCCGATCACCAATGAGCTCCATCACAAACTCTCACATCACATGCAACTGCACCGTATCATCCGCTTGAACCAGAAGAACACGGAAACGAAACTCATGACTTATAATAAACAGATCAAATAAACCCAAAAAACTCTTGTTTACAAGTTCCAGATATGCAAAGCTGAATGTGAATTACCCTCGTGTCCCCAAGCCCGGGAAACTTTTTCTCTCAGGTTTGAACTTCTGGAAATGAAGAGGCAATTCCTCCGAGGTGTTTTGGGTTTTGGACAGCACACTTACTGTACTTCTGTGGGACGATCCAGTTAAAGATCCAGCTCTTATCCTTGGTTTTCCAGACCTCGGCTCTGTCCCATTGTCCTGTGGACTCCTTCACCGGATTGCATCCTCCTCTCCTTCGCTGTCGTTTTCTGTTCCTCGTCTTCCTCCACGTGCCGGCGGAGCTGCAATCTCTCCGCACTTGTGCTGCCTCGTAAATGCTGGTGAAGGgataaacgagagagagagagagagagagagaaagagagagagagagagagatagggtcAGCCTTCTTAAAGCAACAGTAATCTCAAATCCCAAATGAACAGTATTATTAAACAAACACGTCTTTTAGGATGGGAAatactttcttctgttgaaaatgAGCGAATGAACTGTGTTAAATCACAAAAACACTCTCCTCCTAAAAAAACACCCACTGATGCACAATTTAGTTTCTGATctaaattttaaaacattgacATGAGGAACAAGATAGAAAAGatacatgcttattttatcaaataaaacatatgtaaaatatgttattataaacatactgtatgtagagagactgaatcagtgagtgagtgagaagaAATAACATgcacaataatataaataaatgtatat
This sequence is a window from Carassius auratus strain Wakin chromosome 43, ASM336829v1, whole genome shotgun sequence. Protein-coding genes within it:
- the LOC113061248 gene encoding ribonuclease P protein subunit p25-like protein; translated protein: MELIGDRDARLSVPSVSASSPLLKQTHAGGFKKVCRIEEESTCPFPGLPSGVLEMRVKEGSKIRNLMGFAMARMQSDPRDAGQTGLRQVVFTGSGRAVTKTITCAEIMKRKLGGLHQMTKLQYKGLREVWESQEEGDSEVTVHRTLPSISILLSKDPLDPQEPGYQPPENGLWEEKNGGDASQTAETEPQAKRVCL